One window of Acropora palmata chromosome 1, jaAcrPala1.3, whole genome shotgun sequence genomic DNA carries:
- the LOC141894867 gene encoding protein dbl-1-like → MCSPLVAVLLSLLMVVFSDGLNIARDKEFAAGLLKVLDMERAPNISSRRKAIPQYIINLYKRKFSRKASKTDSTTWIFFPQDLDETDSRVSVHFNLSSGGLHRAHRLQKTELHLQVQPLDGVESHVSVVQILQSLGAEDVDTRDNGALAARVCHKMIKSRWLVFNLTRVLLSEVSELNQNLQLIISTTPPLKVAATGKRQPFLTLVTENVGPTRSKDRFASLKMGPYSSQHVSAFLGDSSLKKTNQRSKRSGLDICRKRRHAVRFRDLKWNGWIIAPTRFGFHYCEGICSATLSQEYNPSNHAILQNILHHRLTSEIPAATCVPIELHSMSLLYYDTDNTIVLREVPEMVASNCGCR, encoded by the exons ATGTGCTCTCCACTTGTTGCGGTGCTATTATCACTATTAATGGTCGTCTTTTCTGATGGTTTAAATATTGCAAGAGACAAGGAATTTGCGGCGGGTTTGCTCAAAGTACTGGACATGGAACGTGCACCCAATATTTCAAGTCGTCGAAAGGCTATCCCTCAATACATCATCAATCTGTACAAGAGAAAGTTTTCCAGAAAAGCATCGAAAACAGACAGCACTACATGGATCTTCTTTCCTCAAG ATCTCGACGAGACTGACAGCAGAGTCAGTGTCCATTTCAACCTATCTTCAGGTGGTCTTCACAGGGCCCACAGATTGCAAAAAACCGAGCTACACCTTCAAGTGCAACCACTGGACGGCGTTGAAAGTCATGTCAGCGTCGTCCAAATCCTTCAATCTCTTGGGGCAGAAGATGTAGATACAAGAGATAACGGTGCATTAGCTGCCCGAGTATGTCATAAAATGATTAAAAGCAGATGGCTGGTGTTTAATCTCACTCGAGTTTTGCTCTCAGAGGTCAGTGAACTCAACCAGAATCTGCAACTGATCATTTCTACCACTCCTCCACTAAAAGTTGCTGCTACAGGAAAACGACAACCATTCCTTACGCTTGTAACAGAAAATGTGGGTCCAACAAGGTCAAAAGACAGGTTTGCATCATTGAAAATGGGGCCGTATTCTTCTCAACATGTGAGTGCATTCTTGGGCGATAGTTCTCTCAAAAAAACGAATCAAAGGTCTAAACGTTCGGGCTTGGACATCTGTCGTAAACGCCGACATGCTGTTCGATTTCGTGATCTCAAATGGAATGGTTGGATAATTGCTCCAACACGTTTTGGATTCCATTACTGTGAGGGTATTTGCTCCGCAACTCTAAGTCAAGaatataatccatcaaatcaTGCCattcttcaaaatattttgcatcATCGCCTCACCAGTGAAATTCCCGCAGCGACATGTGTTCCCATTGAACTCCATTCCATGAGCTTGCTTTATTATGATACTGATAACACGATTGTTCTCAGGGAAGTGCCAGAAATGGTGGCGTCTAACTGCGGGTGCCGATAA
- the LOC141894732 gene encoding uncharacterized protein LOC141894732 gives MKMEVSLGVWLLGIFCITIRVKGDCDSELGMKNKQISDDSITASSHYQNNFPHLARADSNSGVWCSDRTDKAPYIQIDLKEEKIITGVETQGSPRLGRWVEKFKIKYLLQNNWTIYSDSEGSDKVFDGGQGILITKSNVLQPPLRTQKIRIYPYQSQGVLWLENVSCLRLELKGCALPDCGDPGTPSNGRKLGVTYSLNSKVNFNCDLGYELSGSEERKCQQNGTWTGQQPMCKGVGCGRLLPPTNGSLVGEETTFPNHVEIRCDEGFILRGSQRRTCQADRTWSGTTASCQVDGGLGEWGAWSECSLTCGIGKQRRMRKCDSPKPQNGGRQCDMKEYVHERYCRKRKCGGNLPGYSGSGEGWDLYSGLEKGTDQSAAGADDEWEEYSGISQNAGIR, from the exons ATGAAGATGGAGGTTTCGCTTGGCGTTTGGCTTCTTGGGATTTTTTGTATCACCATAAGGGTAAAAG GTGACTGCGATTCAGAACttggaatgaaaaacaaacagataaGTGATGATAGCATTACGGCATCATCGCACTATCAGAATAATTTTCCCCACTTGGCAAGAGCGGATTCCAATTCCGGGGTCTGGTGTTCAGATCGAACAGATAAGGCGCCGTACATACAAATAGATctaaaggaagaaaaaataataacaggGGTAGAGACGCAGGGCAGTCCTAGGCTAGGGAGATGGGTGGAGAAATTTAAGATCAAGTATTTGCTGCAAAACAACTGGACCATATACAGCGATTCAGAGGGCTCAGACAAG GTTTTTGATGGAGGCCAAGGAATTCTAATTACAAAAAGCAACGTACTTCAGCCACCATTAAGGACGCAGAAGATCCGCATCTATCCTTATCAGTCACAGGGTGTCCTATGGCTAgaaaacgtttcttgtctgaGATTAGAACTTAAAGGATGTGCTCTACCAG ATTGTGGAGATCCAGGTACTCCTTCAAATGGACGAAAATTGGGGGTGACTTATTCTCTTAACAGCAAGGTGAACTTTAATTGTGACTTAGGTTACGAACTGTCGGGTTCAGAAGAACGCAAGTGCCAACAAAATGGCACTTGGACTGGACAACAGCCGATGTGTAAAG GCGTTGGCTGTGGACGGCTTCTCCCTCCAACAAATGGGTCTTTGGTTGGTGAAGAAACCACCTTTCCGAATCATGTTGAGATACGCTGCGATGAAGGTTTTATTCTACGCGGATCTCAACGTCGAACGTGTCAAGCAGATAGGACATGGAGTGGAACCACAGCATCGTGTCAAG TGGATGGTGGCTTGGGAGAATGGGGTGCTTGGTCAGAATGCAGCTTAACTTGTGGTATTGGAAAACAGAGGCGCATGCGCAAATGCGACTCACCTAAACCTCAAAACGGTGGCAGACAGTGTGATATGAAGGAATACGTGCATGAAAGATATTGCAGGAAACGGAAGTGTGGAG GGAATTTACCTGGATATTCCGGCTCAGGCGAGGGCTGGGACCTATATTCTGGCTTGGAAAAAGGAACCGATCAGTCAGCGGCTGGAGCCGACGACGAATGGGAGGAATACAGTGGAATAAGCCAGAATGCCGGAATACGTTGA
- the LOC141880367 gene encoding sushi, von Willebrand factor type A, EGF and pentraxin domain-containing protein 1-like isoform X2: MCERMRIALASCLIWIMLYVGKAQTNCPRTNRRASRMCARGCSPETGCDNPTDECVCDLDCGYSCVGKGLSCGKPPSVRKAQPQYQSTNFGAVVTYVCNTGYTLSGASQRTCRGIGKWDDVGPKCLAMCSTPVIPFSTYIAKPLNYSGSYSTGETITLACKKGFKEQPGGHPIRICISGRWTQFPFKCIGTHSCRRTIHPARTMCTQECSPESGCGSDRYSCLCDGRCGYSCIEKGYNDTAHYTCDKGYSLNTDSPVKRCTAKKRWDGLPARCMQDCVKPEVPRNAIISNPSESYRSGDKVTFECKEGFNQEGIATQMCFQGQWTVLPFKCSEGGCGDPGNPENGRRVGNIYSLNRKVYFRCDLGYELFGSEERKCQQNGTWTGQQPVCRGVDCGRLLPPTNGSLVGEETTFPNHVEIRCDEGFILRGSQRRRCQADRTWSGILSSCQGVTEQTNKKKTEQ, from the exons ATGTGTGAAAGGATGAGGATTGCATTGGCCTCATGTCTAATATGGATAATGCTCTATGTGGGGAAAG CACAAACAAATTGTCCACGAACCAATCGTCGAGCGAGTCGGATGTGTGCAAGAGGTTGTTCGCCTGAAACTGGCTGCGATAATCCCACAGATGAGTGTGTTTGCGATTTGGACTGTGGTTATAGCTGTGTTGGGAAAG GTTTGTCTTGCGGAAAGCCACCGTCCGTAAGGAAAGCTCAACCTCAGTACCAGTCCACAAATTTTGGAGCCGTTGTAACTTACGTCTGCAATACAGGTTACACGTTATCTGGTGCATCACAAAGAACTTGCCGCGGAATCGGCAAATGGGATGATGTGGGACCCAAGTGTt TGGCGATGTGTTCAACGCCAGTAATTCCATTTTCGACGTACATTGCAAAGCCCCTGAACTACAGCGGAAGTTATAGCACCGGAGAAACTATCACTTTGGCGTGTAAGAAAGGATTTAAGGAGCAGCCAGGTGGTCACCCAATAAGAATTTGCATCAGCGGGCGATGGACCCAGTTTCCTTTCAAATGCATAG GAACACACTCCTGCAGGAGGACAATTCATCCCGCACGAACCATGTGCACCCAAGAATGTTCCCCTGAGAGTGGGTGTGGCTCTGATAGGTATTCATGTCTTTGCGATGGGAGATGTGGTTACAGCTGCATCGAGAAAg GTTACAACGATACAGCACATTACACTTGCGATAAAGGATATAGTTTGAACACAGATTCACCAGTAAAGAGATGCACAGCAAAAAAACGATGGGATGGTCTTCCTGCCAGATGCA tgcaGGATTGCGTGAAGCCAGAAGTGCCAAGGAACGCAATCATTTCAAATCCTAGTGAAAGTTATCGTTCAGGGGACAAAGTGACATTTGAATGCAAAGAGGGTTTTAACCAGGAAGGAATAGCTACTCAAATGTGCTTTCAGGGACAATGGACTGTGCTACCTTTCAAATGCTCTG AGGGAGGTTGTGGTGATCCAGGAAACCCTGAAAACGGCAGGAGGGTAGGAAATATCTATTCTCTTAACCGAAAGGTCTACTTTCGCTGTGACTTGGGTTATGAACTGTTTGGTTCAGAAGAACGCAAATGTCAACAAAATGGCACTTGGACTGGACAACAGCCAGTGTGTAGAG GCGTTGACTGTGGACGGCTTCTCCCTCCAACAAATGGGTCTTTGGTTGGTGAAGAAACCACCTTTCCGAATCATGTTGAGATACGTTGCGATGAAGGTTTTATTCTACGCGGATCTCAACGTCGAAGGTGTCAAGCGGATAGGACATGGAGTGGAATCTTATCGTCGTGTCAAGGTGTAactgaacaaacaaacaaaaaaaaaactgaacagTAA
- the LOC141880367 gene encoding protein lev-9-like isoform X1, whose amino-acid sequence MCERMRIALASCLIWIMLYVGKAQTNCPRTNRRASRMCARGCSPETGCDNPTDECVCDLDCGYSCVGKGLSCGKPPSVRKAQPQYQSTNFGAVVTYVCNTGYTLSGASQRTCRGIGKWDDVGPKCLAMCSTPVIPFSTYIAKPLNYSGSYSTGETITLACKKGFKEQPGGHPIRICISGRWTQFPFKCIGTHSCRRTIHPARTMCTQECSPESGCGSDRYSCLCDGRCGYSCIEKANGKLNLTGTGYNDTAHYTCDKGYSLNTDSPVKRCTAKKRWDGLPARCMQDCVKPEVPRNAIISNPSESYRSGDKVTFECKEGFNQEGIATQMCFQGQWTVLPFKCSEGGCGDPGNPENGRRVGNIYSLNRKVYFRCDLGYELFGSEERKCQQNGTWTGQQPVCRGVDCGRLLPPTNGSLVGEETTFPNHVEIRCDEGFILRGSQRRRCQADRTWSGILSSCQGVTEQTNKKKTEQ is encoded by the exons ATGTGTGAAAGGATGAGGATTGCATTGGCCTCATGTCTAATATGGATAATGCTCTATGTGGGGAAAG CACAAACAAATTGTCCACGAACCAATCGTCGAGCGAGTCGGATGTGTGCAAGAGGTTGTTCGCCTGAAACTGGCTGCGATAATCCCACAGATGAGTGTGTTTGCGATTTGGACTGTGGTTATAGCTGTGTTGGGAAAG GTTTGTCTTGCGGAAAGCCACCGTCCGTAAGGAAAGCTCAACCTCAGTACCAGTCCACAAATTTTGGAGCCGTTGTAACTTACGTCTGCAATACAGGTTACACGTTATCTGGTGCATCACAAAGAACTTGCCGCGGAATCGGCAAATGGGATGATGTGGGACCCAAGTGTt TGGCGATGTGTTCAACGCCAGTAATTCCATTTTCGACGTACATTGCAAAGCCCCTGAACTACAGCGGAAGTTATAGCACCGGAGAAACTATCACTTTGGCGTGTAAGAAAGGATTTAAGGAGCAGCCAGGTGGTCACCCAATAAGAATTTGCATCAGCGGGCGATGGACCCAGTTTCCTTTCAAATGCATAG GAACACACTCCTGCAGGAGGACAATTCATCCCGCACGAACCATGTGCACCCAAGAATGTTCCCCTGAGAGTGGGTGTGGCTCTGATAGGTATTCATGTCTTTGCGATGGGAGATGTGGTTACAGCTGCATCGAGAAAg CGAATGGAAAACTGAATTTAACGGGAACAGGTTACAACGATACAGCACATTACACTTGCGATAAAGGATATAGTTTGAACACAGATTCACCAGTAAAGAGATGCACAGCAAAAAAACGATGGGATGGTCTTCCTGCCAGATGCA tgcaGGATTGCGTGAAGCCAGAAGTGCCAAGGAACGCAATCATTTCAAATCCTAGTGAAAGTTATCGTTCAGGGGACAAAGTGACATTTGAATGCAAAGAGGGTTTTAACCAGGAAGGAATAGCTACTCAAATGTGCTTTCAGGGACAATGGACTGTGCTACCTTTCAAATGCTCTG AGGGAGGTTGTGGTGATCCAGGAAACCCTGAAAACGGCAGGAGGGTAGGAAATATCTATTCTCTTAACCGAAAGGTCTACTTTCGCTGTGACTTGGGTTATGAACTGTTTGGTTCAGAAGAACGCAAATGTCAACAAAATGGCACTTGGACTGGACAACAGCCAGTGTGTAGAG GCGTTGACTGTGGACGGCTTCTCCCTCCAACAAATGGGTCTTTGGTTGGTGAAGAAACCACCTTTCCGAATCATGTTGAGATACGTTGCGATGAAGGTTTTATTCTACGCGGATCTCAACGTCGAAGGTGTCAAGCGGATAGGACATGGAGTGGAATCTTATCGTCGTGTCAAGGTGTAactgaacaaacaaacaaaaaaaaaactgaacagTAA
- the LOC141880367 gene encoding protein lev-9-like isoform X3 produces MCARGCSPETGCDNPTDECVCDLDCGYSCVGKGLSCGKPPSVRKAQPQYQSTNFGAVVTYVCNTGYTLSGASQRTCRGIGKWDDVGPKCLAMCSTPVIPFSTYIAKPLNYSGSYSTGETITLACKKGFKEQPGGHPIRICISGRWTQFPFKCIGTHSCRRTIHPARTMCTQECSPESGCGSDRYSCLCDGRCGYSCIEKANGKLNLTGTGYNDTAHYTCDKGYSLNTDSPVKRCTAKKRWDGLPARCMQDCVKPEVPRNAIISNPSESYRSGDKVTFECKEGFNQEGIATQMCFQGQWTVLPFKCSEGGCGDPGNPENGRRVGNIYSLNRKVYFRCDLGYELFGSEERKCQQNGTWTGQQPVCRGVDCGRLLPPTNGSLVGEETTFPNHVEIRCDEGFILRGSQRRRCQADRTWSGILSSCQGVTEQTNKKKTEQ; encoded by the exons ATGTGTGCAAGAGGTTGTTCGCCTGAAACTGGCTGCGATAATCCCACAGATGAGTGTGTTTGCGATTTGGACTGTGGTTATAGCTGTGTTGGGAAAG GTTTGTCTTGCGGAAAGCCACCGTCCGTAAGGAAAGCTCAACCTCAGTACCAGTCCACAAATTTTGGAGCCGTTGTAACTTACGTCTGCAATACAGGTTACACGTTATCTGGTGCATCACAAAGAACTTGCCGCGGAATCGGCAAATGGGATGATGTGGGACCCAAGTGTt TGGCGATGTGTTCAACGCCAGTAATTCCATTTTCGACGTACATTGCAAAGCCCCTGAACTACAGCGGAAGTTATAGCACCGGAGAAACTATCACTTTGGCGTGTAAGAAAGGATTTAAGGAGCAGCCAGGTGGTCACCCAATAAGAATTTGCATCAGCGGGCGATGGACCCAGTTTCCTTTCAAATGCATAG GAACACACTCCTGCAGGAGGACAATTCATCCCGCACGAACCATGTGCACCCAAGAATGTTCCCCTGAGAGTGGGTGTGGCTCTGATAGGTATTCATGTCTTTGCGATGGGAGATGTGGTTACAGCTGCATCGAGAAAg CGAATGGAAAACTGAATTTAACGGGAACAGGTTACAACGATACAGCACATTACACTTGCGATAAAGGATATAGTTTGAACACAGATTCACCAGTAAAGAGATGCACAGCAAAAAAACGATGGGATGGTCTTCCTGCCAGATGCA tgcaGGATTGCGTGAAGCCAGAAGTGCCAAGGAACGCAATCATTTCAAATCCTAGTGAAAGTTATCGTTCAGGGGACAAAGTGACATTTGAATGCAAAGAGGGTTTTAACCAGGAAGGAATAGCTACTCAAATGTGCTTTCAGGGACAATGGACTGTGCTACCTTTCAAATGCTCTG AGGGAGGTTGTGGTGATCCAGGAAACCCTGAAAACGGCAGGAGGGTAGGAAATATCTATTCTCTTAACCGAAAGGTCTACTTTCGCTGTGACTTGGGTTATGAACTGTTTGGTTCAGAAGAACGCAAATGTCAACAAAATGGCACTTGGACTGGACAACAGCCAGTGTGTAGAG GCGTTGACTGTGGACGGCTTCTCCCTCCAACAAATGGGTCTTTGGTTGGTGAAGAAACCACCTTTCCGAATCATGTTGAGATACGTTGCGATGAAGGTTTTATTCTACGCGGATCTCAACGTCGAAGGTGTCAAGCGGATAGGACATGGAGTGGAATCTTATCGTCGTGTCAAGGTGTAactgaacaaacaaacaaaaaaaaaactgaacagTAA